DNA from Leptospira kirschneri serovar Cynopteri str. 3522 CT:
AAAATGGTCGACTAGAATCCGAAAACGAAACTCTCCGAGCGGAAAACGACCAGATGAAACTGGCAATGGAGGAGAAAGAAAAAGAACTTTCCTCTCTTAGAGAACAATTACAAAAAACTACAAACGAGTTGAACGATCTCAAAGAAAGAGAACGAAAATTAGAAGGAAAAATCAATCAACTCCTTGGAAGATTGGATTCCTTGCCTGCAGCTACAAGTTCACAGACGCCACAGCCACAGTATAGCTCTGCTGCTTCTGCTGCCGCAACTACGGCGGCTGCTTCTTCCAATGTCGTGAAAGAAACAACTTCCGCTGAAGACGAATTTGGCGAAGACGATGAAATCATTCTTCTCGATGAAGACGATGATGATATTTCCCTTATCACAGAAGTGCCTGAAAAAGACGACGAGATACTTGAAATTTCCGATGATGAGGGATCTGAATTGGCCTTGGATGAAGATGACGACATCATTATCGAGGATGATGAAGATTCAATCAGCGTATTTGACGCAGATGAAGACGATGATTTTCTAATCATCGAGGATGATCCTAAAGCTTGAGTTTGTAATGGATCTCCGTAGGGTAAAAGTCAGAATCCTAGGAGAGGAATATACGATCCTCAGCGAAGCCGAAGAAGATTATATTTATTCTCTATCGGAAGAGGTAGACCGTAAACTCAGAGAATTAGGTGCGGGAATGCCTGGAGCTTCTAAACAGAAACTTGCTATTTTAGCTGCACTCAATTTTGCAGATGAATTGCACCAAGCAAAAGAAATTGGAGATGAACCTGCTTCTGTTTCTACTAAAATCGGAGAGATAGAAATAGAAGAAAAAACCCGTAAACTCATTATGATGTTAGAAGAAGGAATCATTGGAGATCTTTGATTTTCCTTTTGTTTAAAAAGTAATCCTCTTTGAAACTTCAGTCTAGAAACGCACTTCGAACTTTACTGACCCTATTAGAAGAAAGGGAAAAAAAAGACCTCGCCATTCTCGGATTTTTAAAAGAAATTACATTCGATGCTCGAAAGATCATAGCTTACTCTCCTGATAAATGGGAAGTAAAGGTGGCCCCAGAAGTTTTAGGTTGGAATCATTCTGGGAAGGAAATTTATTTCCCAAAGATCCAAGATGAAAAATTGGAGTTTATTCTTCCTGAAGCCTGGGAAAGCGGTCCCTTTGGAATTTTAGAACCTAAAGGAACCAAAATTCTGAATTTTCAAGACGCAGAATGGATCGTAGTACCTGCCTTAGGTTATGATCAGTTTGGTTATCGTTTAGGACGTGGTGGAGGTTTTTATGATAGAACCCTTTCCGAAATGGATTCTACAAAATTGATCGGACTTACTTATGAAGAACTTTTTCCGGCAAGTTTTGCAAAGGAAGATCATGACATAAAAGTTGGTACGGTAGTTACAGAGAAAAAAATTTATCAAATCGTCTGAAAAAACGCTAAAATCTTGTCTATTTATATCTGCGGCAGTTCAGTAACAAAATGTCAGTAGAGTGTAAAACTGAAGTTGAATTTGACCGAGAATGTGCTCGAAAGATTCCTGGGTAGTATATCTTTTCATTTTTGGAATTTTACGATTTGCTTTCTTTGGTTTATTCTTTTTTAAGATTAAAAAAATAGTAGGATGAAATCTGATGTTTACTTTGGTTGAGTCGGATTTCTTCGTCTTAAAGATTGCTTCTTTTTGATAAATCTTTAGGATGAACTAAAAACGTGAAAGTATGATTCCCGAAGATTTACACCTTATAATATCTCTTAAGTTTGAGTGTTAACGACAGATTTTATGAACATCCGTTAAAGTTTTTAGAATCGTTGGACATAAGATCGATTTTCGGGTTATGTTAAAGATTGGGTGTATAACTCAAGTTCTATTGGAAAAAAGAGTTTCGCTTTTGGAAAAGTGTAAGAATTTTTAGGTTTAGTAACTCTTTCTTTCGATTGTTCTTGAAAAACAGATTACGATCCGTTTTATAGATTGATTCTGGATTTTTATGGAGAACCGCTAGGTAACATTATGGCCTCATTCGATAATAGACAATACCTTGAATCCTTAGAAGCGGATAAAACTACAGAATCTCAAAAGGAATATCTGACTTTCAACGTAGAAGAGGAGATTTTTGGAATCGATATTCTGAAAATCCACGAAATTCTGAAACCGGTTCCGATCACTAGAATTCCAAACGGAGACGATTATATTTTAGGCGTGATTAATCTTAGGGGGGAGATCATTCCGATCTTAGATTTAAAGCAGGTTTTCGGAATCGGCTATAGCGACATTATGCCTTCTACTCGAATTATAGTAGTGGTTCACGAGGATAAACGCGCCGGGATTCTAGTCGATACGGTAAGACAAGTGGTAAAAATTCAATTCGACAAAGTTAGTAAAGCTACGGATGATCTTTCTCTCAATTATAGTTCTTTGATAGAATCTGTCAGCCAGGCGGACGAAACGTTGATACTCAATTTAAATTTATCCGTCCTGATCAACTTTGAACAGGAGGTTATCTAATGGCCGGAATTTTAGGGGAATATACTGAATTATTTTTAGAGGAATCGGAAGATCAAATCGAGGAACTAAATGCAAATTTACTTAAGTTAGAAGCGGATCATAAAAATCTTTCTATCATCAACGATATTTTTCGCGCGGCACATTCCTTAAAAAGTTCAGCAGCCTTTGTTGGTTTATACAATCTTTCGGATCTTGCTCATAAAATGGAGAATCTTCTTCAGTTGATCCGGGACGGTAAACTAGACGTTAATCTTCCTCTAGTCAATCTTCTATTCCAATGTTTTGACCTGATCAAATATGTTATCGCTAACGTAAGCCAAGGCAAAAAGATTGATACCCCTTTTTCGGAAATGATTCAAAAACTGGATTCTTACGAAAAAGATCCGGGTGTTGCGGTGGCTCCATCTACTTCTACACAATCGGCTGCTGTATCTAAACCCGCCGAAATTTCAAGTCAGGCGGCTCCTTCTGTAATTAAATCTACGGAAGTTGCGAGTGCGACTGCTTACGCCGGATTGGAAATTCGTCTC
Protein-coding regions in this window:
- a CDS encoding cell division protein ZapA translates to MDLRRVKVRILGEEYTILSEAEEDYIYSLSEEVDRKLRELGAGMPGASKQKLAILAALNFADELHQAKEIGDEPASVSTKIGEIEIEEKTRKLIMMLEEGIIGDL
- a CDS encoding 5-formyltetrahydrofolate cyclo-ligase, with the translated sequence MKLQSRNALRTLLTLLEEREKKDLAILGFLKEITFDARKIIAYSPDKWEVKVAPEVLGWNHSGKEIYFPKIQDEKLEFILPEAWESGPFGILEPKGTKILNFQDAEWIVVPALGYDQFGYRLGRGGGFYDRTLSEMDSTKLIGLTYEELFPASFAKEDHDIKVGTVVTEKKIYQIV
- a CDS encoding chemotaxis protein CheW; translated protein: MASFDNRQYLESLEADKTTESQKEYLTFNVEEEIFGIDILKIHEILKPVPITRIPNGDDYILGVINLRGEIIPILDLKQVFGIGYSDIMPSTRIIVVVHEDKRAGILVDTVRQVVKIQFDKVSKATDDLSLNYSSLIESVSQADETLILNLNLSVLINFEQEVI